Proteins found in one Lepeophtheirus salmonis chromosome 9, UVic_Lsal_1.4, whole genome shotgun sequence genomic segment:
- the Exo70 gene encoding exocyst complex component 7 produces the protein MQSKQLECEEEALAWLISKNKESGDLTKGMVQILESFETRMSRLESIIEPVYAETESLQRRQENIDKTLEALDSVIAYYDVSAESEGAIKAGPKPLEPFLAVLSRLRAALIYFKTFNPQSIELENVKSLYSLGGNALSREFTESVKKYSKPVLPEDLLKAIEDNENLGEQFSEEDAVQNTLIRIAEWLNYNEHDEYMTVYATVRGNVMKKSIDLLREHYRRPSSPKLDVSTPLSSSTRVSRLSNTINRRLSSVSSKLDLSKKTPIAGGSAGNTPLLSYGGDLGELEVDIFSQTVSGLQKLMASEQRLMVGIIPHPFQQRIFEIIVRDSMDLIVREGEYILHRVKKSVSSHDFLAVIPLFLAIRHLSNMSPLMESTLENCDPNVRSKYKTMSNGFFTTGYTTLEDFIEVVRGDSTTKEKLPKDGTVFQLTSNVLLFLEQLLGFVDTLAVVLTTQDSSYNQTLLRTETKISVNNRNKALVGLYLKKVLVQLNFTLINKSESYSDQFLKAIFRLNNNQYILRALNSSGLIHLVILVQPECIESYDAMILEQRRLYSQSWGRILSHIWSPSEDVPIAILQGPGKLADKYCRMIKDKFAGFNKEMEDISSTQRSYSVPDVELRENLKRDNKEFILHKYQSFYERYANVQFTKHKEKYIKYTPHQVAQLIDSFFDTAA, from the exons ATGCAATCGAAGCAACTGGAGTGTGAAGAGGAGGCTCTTGCCTGGCTCAtctccaaaaataaagaatctgGAGATCTTACAAAAGGAATGGTTCAAATCCTTGAATCTTTTGAG acGCGAATGTCTCGACTGGAGTCCATCATTGAGCCTGTCTATGCAGAAACAGAATCCCTTCAAAGGAGACAGGAAAACATTGATAAAACACTGGAGGCCCTGGACTCTGTCATTGCATACTACGACGTTTCTGCAGAGTCGGAAGGAGCCATCAAAGCGGGCCCCAAACCACTAGAGCCTTTCTTGGCTGTTCTTTCTCGCCTAAGAGCAGCTTTGATCTATTTCAAGACATTTAATCCACAAAGTATAGAGTTAGAGAATGTCAAGTCATTATACTCATTAGGTGGGAATGCTCTGAGTCGGGAATTCACAGAGTCCGTCAAAAAATACTCTAAACCTGTCTTGCCAGAAGATTTATTAAAGGCTATTGAAGACAATGAAAATCTTGGTGAACAATTTTCTGAGGAAGATGCAGTTCAAAATACATTGATACGCATTGCTGAatggttgaattataatgaacATGATGAATATATGACAGTTTACGCCACTGTAAGAGGCAATGTGATGAAGAAGTCAATTGACCTCCTAAGAGAACATTACAGGAGACCTTCTTCTCCAAAATTGGACGTGAGTACTCCTCTTTCGTCTTCAACTAGAGTCTCGCGTTTATCGAACACTATCAATCGACGGCTGAGCAGCGTGTCTAGTAAATTAGATCTCTCCAAGAAAACGCCGATTGCTGGAGGCTCTGCTGGCAATACACCTTTGCTGTCTTATGGGGGAGACTTGGGTGAGCTtgaagttgatatattttcacaaaCTGTTTCTGGTCTTCAGAAGCTAATGGCCAGTGAACAAAGATTAATGGTTGGTATCATTCCTCATCCCTTtcaacaaaggatttttgagaTCATTGTAAGGGATTCAATGGATTTAATTGTTAGAGAAGGAGAGTACATCCTTCATCGCGTTAAGAAATCCGTCTCATCACATGACTTTTTAGCTGTAATCCCCTTATTTTTAGCAATTCGTCACTTATCTAACATGAGTCCATTAATGGAATCAACACTTGAAAACTGTGATCCAAATGTTAGATCCAAGTATAAGACTATGTCTAATGGATTCTTTACAACTGGTTACACTACTTTGGAAGATTTTATTGAAGTTGTTCGAGGTGACTCAACAACTAAAGAGAAACTGCCAAAGGATGGAACAGTATTTCAATTGACTTCCAACGTATTATTATTCTTAGAACAGTTATTAGGATTTGTGGATACACTAGCCGTCGTTTTAACGACGCAAGATTCTTCATACAACCAAACACTTCTTCGAACCGAAACAAAAATATCCGTTAATAACAGAAATAAAGCCTTGGTTGGATTGTacctaaaaaaagttttggttcAGCTTAATTTCACGTTAATTAACAAAAGTGAATCATATAGTGATCAATTCCTAAAAGCAATATTTCGACTTAACAACAATCAGTACATATTGAGAGCTTTGAATAGTTCTGGTCTGATTCATCTTGTGATATTGGTTCAACCTGAGTGTATTGAGTCCTATGATGCTATGATACTAGAACAGAGACGGCTATACTCTCAAAGCTGGGGTCGAATTCTTTCTCACATATGGTCCCCATCAGAAGATGTACCAATAGCTATTCTACAGGGACCTGGAAAACTGGCGGACAAATATTGTAGGATGATTAAAGATAAATTTGCTGGTTTCAATAAGGAAATGGAAGATATTTCATCCACTCAGAGAAGTTATTCTGTTCCAGATGTTGAATTAAGGGAAAATTTGAAGAGggataataaagaatttatacTTCACAAGTATCAAAGTTTTTATGAACGCTATGCTAATGTTCAGTTTACCAAgcacaaagaaaaatacattaagtaCACGCCACATCAGGTTGCTCAGTTGATTGATTCCTTTTTTGATACTGCGGCTTAA
- the Polr2I gene encoding DNA-directed RNA polymerase II subunit RPB9 isoform X1: MDPQAATTGPGFVGIRFCLECNNMLYPKEDKENKALMYACRNCDYKQLADNNCIYVNKIMHEVDEVTNIVPDVIGDPTLPRSEDHPCPKCKHKEAVFFQSESRTADDEMRLYYVCTNPQCTHRWTE; encoded by the exons atgGATCCCCAAGCCGCAACGACAGGACCTGGGTTCGTCGGAATTCGATTTTGTCTA GAATGCAATAACATGTTGTACCCAAAGGAAGATAAAGAAAACAAAGCCTTGATGTACGCCTGTAGAAATTGTGATTATAAGCAATTGGCTGATAATAATTGTATCTATGTGAACAAAATTATGCACGAAGTGGATGAAGTGACCAACATTGTACCCGATGTAATTGGCGATCCCACTCTTCCGAGGTCCGAAGATCATCCCTGTCCTAAGTGTAAACACAAAGAAGCCGTCTTTTTCCAG tcgGAATCAAGAACGGCAGATGATGAAATGAGACTTTACTATGTTTGTACAAATCCCCAATGCACTCATCGATGGACGgaatag
- the Polr2I gene encoding DNA-directed RNA polymerase II subunit RPB9 isoform X2 has translation MDPQAATTGPGFVGIRFCLECNNMLYPKEDKENKALMYACRNCDYKQLADNNCIYVNKIMHEVDEVTNIVPDVIGDPTLPRSEDHPCPKCKHKEAVFFQAQSNIVEHNMKLYYVCTNVMCTHRWSE, from the exons atgGATCCCCAAGCCGCAACGACAGGACCTGGGTTCGTCGGAATTCGATTTTGTCTA GAATGCAATAACATGTTGTACCCAAAGGAAGATAAAGAAAACAAAGCCTTGATGTACGCCTGTAGAAATTGTGATTATAAGCAATTGGCTGATAATAATTGTATCTATGTGAACAAAATTATGCACGAAGTGGATGAAGTGACCAACATTGTACCCGATGTAATTGGCGATCCCACTCTTCCGAGGTCCGAAGATCATCCCTGTCCTAAGTGTAAACACAAAGAAGCCGTCTTTTTCCAG gCTCAATCCAATATTGTTGAGCACAACATGAAGTTGTACTATGTTTGTACAAATGTCATGTGTACACATCGTTGGTCTGAATAA